The following coding sequences lie in one Meles meles chromosome X, mMelMel3.1 paternal haplotype, whole genome shotgun sequence genomic window:
- the LOC123934836 gene encoding SH3 domain-binding glutamic acid-rich-like protein 3: protein MSSIKVYYTSVSGSRQVKQRQEEVTRMLDIYKIKYELIDISVSLKVLQEMRMKVSTPKALPPQIFNGQEYCGVRDFEMFHKAKENKEILKFLKME from the exons ATGAGCTCCATTAAAGTCTATTACACCAGCGTGTCTGGATCCAGGCAG GTGaagcagagacaggaagaagTTACCAGAATGTtagatatttacaaaataaagtaTGAATTAATAGATATTTCTGTCAGTTTGAAAGTACTTCAAGAAATGAGGATGAAAGTTTCCACCCCTAAGGCACTACCACCTCAGATATTCAATGGCCAAGAATATTGTGGAGTAAGA GATTTTGAAATGTTTCACAAGGCAAAGGAGAACAAAGAGATTCTGAAATTCCTCAAGATGGAATGA